In Maridesulfovibrio sp., a single genomic region encodes these proteins:
- a CDS encoding efflux RND transporter permease subunit, translating to MSANNTPGMNRPEPRSLTEKIILFCLEQKLVVAILLLLVIGGGIYTAPFNWDVGGMERSPVPVDAIPDIGENQQIVFTQWMGRSPQDVEDQISYPLTVALLGIPGVKTVRSYSMFGFSTIYVIFSEDVDFYWSRSRLIEKLNSLPAGTLPADVKPALGPDATALGQVYWYTIEGRDPQGNPTGGWDLDELRSVQDWYVRYALLSAEGVSEVASVGGFVKEYQIDVDPDAMRAAKVTLNDVYRAVKMSNLDVGARTIEINNAEYVIRGIGFIKKLSDIESSVVKVVNNIPIYVRDVARVTEGPALRRGALDKGGAEVVGGVAVVRYGENPLQVIDNIKQKIKDISPGLPSKVLPDGTESKLTVVPFYDRSGLIHETLGTLNTALTQEILITIIVVLIAVIHLKSSLLISSLLPLAVLMCFMGMRVFKVDANIVALSGIAIAIGTMVDMGIIICENILKKIEEAKEGASRLSLIYEGTAEVGSAVMTAVATTIVSFMPVFAMDGAEGKLFKPLAYTKTFALLASIVVALTILPPAAELLFSARSRFRKSRKTYITAGLYLLCGLAVSILLKWWPGLFFIYVGIKHLALPFVPGKLHRYANYAETWIIVIMVAYVLTRSWLPLGPEKGMLNNYLFVALVIGGLMLFFDFFRRGYTGMLGWCLNHKLLFLSLPMFIIALGLSIWLGFANLTGFLPESIKSSAPYVKLAHTFPGLGKEFMPDLDEGAFLFMPTTMPHASIGEAMDVLRKQDMMIQSIPEVESAVGKLGRAETPLDPAPISMIETVINYKSEYLVDKFGERLRFRFDPDQQDFFRNVEGKLVTAKDGYPYLVQGYFERDDKGKLIPDPDGKPFRIWRPALSPGLNPDRKAWKGISSPNDIWDEIVKAAEVPGVTSAPKLQPIAARIVMLQSGMRAPMGIKVKGPDLETLEKVALDLERLLKQVGSVQPEAVIADRIVGKPYLEIVIDREAIARHGVMLSQVQDVIEVAVGGKVVTTTVEGRERYPVRLRYLRELRDNIDAIGNILVSAPGGEQIPLSQLAEIRYVRGPQVIKSEDTFLVGYVLFDKKPGFAEVDVVEQARAFLNSKIKSGELVIPAGVSYEFAGSYENQIRAQKKLAVILPLALLFIVLILYLQFKSMATTMMVFSGIFVAWSGGFLMIWLYGQPWFMNFTMFGTDMRELFQVSPINLSVAIWVGFLALFGIASDDGVIMATYLDESRKDRKINSIAEIRQAIVSGAQRRIRPALMTSATTILALLPILTSTGRGSDIMVPMAIPSFGGMTIAILTVFVVPVLYCGVEEIKFKKLQL from the coding sequence ATGAGCGCAAACAATACTCCCGGCATGAATCGTCCCGAGCCCCGCTCCTTAACTGAAAAAATCATCCTTTTCTGTCTGGAGCAGAAACTGGTCGTGGCCATACTCCTGCTTCTGGTTATCGGCGGCGGCATATATACCGCCCCGTTCAACTGGGACGTGGGCGGCATGGAGCGTTCACCGGTCCCGGTGGATGCCATCCCGGATATCGGCGAGAACCAGCAGATTGTTTTCACCCAGTGGATGGGTCGCTCACCGCAGGATGTGGAAGACCAGATCAGTTATCCGCTCACCGTGGCGCTGCTCGGAATCCCGGGAGTCAAGACGGTACGCAGCTACTCCATGTTCGGATTCTCCACCATTTACGTGATCTTCAGTGAAGATGTTGATTTCTACTGGTCACGATCACGACTCATTGAAAAGCTGAACAGCCTGCCGGCCGGAACACTGCCAGCCGATGTGAAACCGGCACTCGGACCCGATGCCACTGCGCTGGGACAGGTCTACTGGTACACGATAGAAGGCCGTGACCCACAGGGCAACCCCACGGGAGGCTGGGACCTCGACGAGTTGCGCTCCGTACAGGACTGGTACGTCCGCTATGCCCTGCTCTCGGCAGAAGGAGTGAGCGAAGTGGCTTCCGTAGGCGGTTTTGTCAAGGAATACCAGATTGATGTCGACCCAGACGCCATGCGGGCCGCAAAGGTTACCCTTAATGACGTTTACCGCGCAGTGAAAATGTCCAACCTTGATGTTGGCGCACGGACCATTGAAATTAACAACGCCGAATACGTTATCCGCGGCATCGGCTTTATCAAGAAACTGAGCGACATTGAAAGCTCGGTGGTCAAGGTGGTCAACAACATCCCCATCTACGTTCGCGACGTGGCCCGTGTTACCGAAGGCCCGGCCCTGCGCCGCGGAGCGCTGGACAAGGGAGGTGCTGAGGTTGTTGGCGGCGTGGCTGTTGTGCGCTACGGGGAGAATCCTCTTCAGGTCATTGATAATATAAAACAAAAAATAAAGGATATTTCTCCGGGGCTGCCTTCAAAGGTCCTGCCGGACGGGACTGAAAGCAAATTGACCGTTGTCCCTTTCTATGACCGCTCCGGACTGATCCACGAGACTCTCGGAACGCTCAATACGGCCCTCACGCAGGAAATACTGATCACGATAATAGTTGTCCTGATTGCGGTTATTCATCTCAAGAGTTCGCTGCTAATTTCCTCGCTTCTCCCCCTTGCCGTGCTCATGTGCTTTATGGGCATGCGGGTATTCAAGGTGGACGCAAATATCGTGGCCCTCTCAGGGATAGCTATCGCCATCGGCACCATGGTCGATATGGGAATCATAATCTGCGAGAACATCCTCAAAAAAATTGAAGAGGCAAAAGAGGGAGCAAGCAGACTGTCCCTGATCTATGAAGGAACGGCCGAGGTCGGCAGCGCGGTCATGACTGCCGTGGCAACAACAATTGTCAGCTTCATGCCGGTATTTGCCATGGACGGGGCCGAGGGAAAGCTGTTCAAGCCGCTGGCCTACACCAAAACCTTTGCCCTGCTGGCATCCATTGTCGTGGCCCTGACCATTCTGCCTCCGGCAGCGGAACTGCTTTTTTCCGCCCGCAGCAGATTCCGGAAAAGCAGGAAAACATACATCACCGCCGGACTTTACCTGCTCTGCGGTCTGGCTGTTTCCATCCTGCTCAAGTGGTGGCCCGGACTGTTTTTCATCTACGTGGGCATCAAGCATCTTGCGCTCCCCTTCGTACCGGGAAAATTACACCGCTACGCAAACTATGCGGAAACATGGATCATCGTCATCATGGTGGCTTATGTGCTTACCCGGTCATGGCTGCCGCTGGGGCCGGAAAAGGGCATGCTCAACAACTACCTGTTCGTTGCGCTTGTCATCGGCGGGCTGATGCTGTTTTTCGACTTTTTCCGCCGCGGATACACCGGAATGCTGGGCTGGTGCCTTAACCACAAACTGCTCTTCCTGTCCCTGCCCATGTTCATCATTGCACTGGGACTTTCCATCTGGCTTGGTTTCGCCAACCTGACCGGCTTCCTGCCCGAATCGATCAAATCCTCAGCGCCATATGTGAAACTGGCTCACACCTTCCCCGGACTCGGCAAGGAATTCATGCCCGATCTGGATGAAGGGGCATTCCTGTTCATGCCCACAACCATGCCCCACGCATCCATAGGGGAAGCCATGGACGTGCTCCGCAAGCAGGATATGATGATCCAGTCCATCCCGGAAGTTGAGTCCGCTGTAGGGAAACTCGGACGAGCTGAAACGCCGCTTGATCCGGCACCTATTTCCATGATCGAAACGGTCATCAATTACAAATCGGAATATCTGGTGGATAAATTCGGGGAAAGGCTGCGGTTCCGGTTTGACCCCGACCAGCAAGACTTTTTCCGCAATGTCGAAGGAAAGCTGGTTACCGCCAAGGACGGCTACCCATATCTTGTTCAGGGTTATTTCGAGCGGGATGATAAGGGAAAACTCATCCCGGACCCTGACGGCAAACCGTTCAGAATCTGGCGCCCGGCCCTGAGTCCCGGCCTGAACCCGGACCGAAAAGCATGGAAAGGGATATCCTCGCCCAACGACATCTGGGATGAGATTGTAAAAGCCGCCGAAGTGCCCGGTGTAACCTCGGCCCCCAAGCTGCAGCCCATTGCGGCGCGAATAGTAATGCTCCAGTCGGGTATGCGTGCGCCCATGGGCATAAAGGTCAAAGGTCCCGATCTTGAAACTCTGGAAAAAGTGGCCCTTGATCTTGAAAGACTGCTCAAACAGGTCGGCTCGGTTCAGCCGGAAGCGGTCATTGCGGACCGCATTGTCGGCAAACCATATCTGGAAATCGTCATCGACCGCGAGGCAATTGCAAGGCACGGCGTCATGCTGTCGCAGGTTCAGGATGTTATCGAAGTCGCAGTTGGCGGCAAGGTGGTCACAACCACGGTGGAAGGCCGGGAACGCTATCCCGTCAGGCTCCGCTATCTGCGGGAATTGAGGGATAACATTGATGCCATAGGCAACATTCTAGTCAGTGCGCCCGGCGGGGAACAGATTCCCTTAAGCCAGCTCGCGGAAATTAGATACGTACGCGGTCCGCAGGTCATAAAAAGTGAAGACACATTCCTTGTAGGCTATGTCCTTTTTGATAAAAAACCGGGATTCGCAGAAGTGGACGTGGTTGAACAGGCCCGGGCCTTTCTGAATTCCAAAATCAAGTCCGGCGAACTGGTCATCCCGGCAGGCGTGTCATACGAATTCGCCGGAAGCTATGAGAATCAGATCCGGGCCCAGAAAAAGCTGGCAGTAATTCTGCCGCTGGCCCTGCTCTTCATTGTGCTGATTCTTTACCTGCAGTTCAAATCCATGGCGACAACCATGATGGTCTTCTCGGGAATCTTCGTGGCATGGTCCGGCGGTTTTCTAATGATCTGGCTCTATGGCCAGCCGTGGTTCATGAATTTCACCATGTTCGGAACGGATATGAGAGAACTGTTTCAGGTCAGCCCCATCAACCTGAGCGTTGCAATCTGGGTCGGATTCCTGGCCCTGTTCGGTATTGCCTCGGATGACGGGGTAATCATGGCCACCTACCTTGATGAAAGCAGAAAAGACCGCAAAATTAACTCCATAGCTGAGATCAGGCAAGCTATAGTTTCAGGAGCACAACGCAGAATCCGTCCGGCCCTGATGACTTCGGCAACAACAATCCTGGCCCTGCTGCCGATCCTCACCTCCACGGGCCGCGGCTCGGACATCATGGTCCCCATGGCCATACCATCCTTCGGAGGCATGACCATCGCGATACTGACGGTCTTTGTAGTGCCTGTGCTTTATTGCGGAGTTGAGGAGATCAAATTCAAAAAGCTGCAGCTGTAG
- a CDS encoding efflux RND transporter periplasmic adaptor subunit codes for MSKTEKIKSLLIPVIIVAIAAFAAGYLLSGGEEHKPASSLVDGHKDHGLEGSVTTEGKIVWTCSMHPQIQLPEPGKCPICFMDLIPLEKGGKSGEEAVSLRQISLTPQARKLAEIETTPVSRRNVSVETRMLGKVDYDETRMGSITAWTGGRIDKLYIDYTGSSVRKGQAMASIYSPELLTAQAELIQAVKAKAALKGNSLEVIKNTAARTEQAAREKLRLLGLSENQISGIIKRGKPSEHIILYSPMSGIVIKKDVVEGVYVKTGTPIYTIADLSRVWVVLEAYESDLPWIRMGMKVDFTTEAYPGKDFEGRVVYIDPVVNEKTRTVRVRLDVPNKGLQLKPGMFVRAVNKGGKQDDTELVIPASAPLITGKRAVVYIAVPGKEGVFEGREIVLGPKAGNFYVVRYGLKEGEQVVTKGNFKIDSAIQIIARPSMMNPESGMNTPVHSHGESSDVMKDMKAEDMPGYTLPPIFSSKLGFLKKDFNTLMETAGSGNLEQSRKLFAAFSEDLKKIDGSGLKGDASLYWKELSMLLGNDAVLGSGVKDAGRLKSITTEMEDHFKRLDTAFGISAKAAESGSAEEAPEAFQIQLGKVYMSYSAFTEALAADNMQKAQQQAALMGDELKKLDAAQLSTESHKIWMAALKNINDGISTIREAQDIVGARAGLEPLSYGMIDAVEKLGIKSGKPVYELFCPMAFDFKGAKWLQSDEDIRNPYFGEAMLKCGEVERQLKAGE; via the coding sequence ATGAGCAAGACTGAAAAAATAAAATCGCTTCTTATCCCGGTCATTATCGTTGCAATCGCGGCCTTTGCCGCCGGATACCTGCTTTCAGGCGGAGAGGAACACAAACCGGCCAGCAGTCTGGTCGATGGGCACAAGGATCACGGCCTTGAGGGTTCGGTTACCACTGAAGGCAAAATCGTCTGGACCTGCTCCATGCATCCCCAGATTCAACTGCCGGAACCGGGAAAATGCCCCATCTGTTTCATGGACCTGATTCCGCTTGAAAAGGGCGGCAAGTCGGGTGAAGAAGCGGTCAGTCTCCGCCAGATAAGCCTGACCCCGCAGGCCCGCAAGCTGGCCGAGATTGAAACCACTCCGGTAAGCAGGCGTAACGTGAGCGTGGAAACCCGCATGCTCGGCAAGGTCGATTATGACGAGACACGCATGGGGAGCATCACCGCGTGGACCGGAGGACGCATAGACAAGCTCTACATTGATTACACGGGAAGCTCGGTACGCAAGGGGCAGGCGATGGCCTCCATCTACAGCCCCGAACTGCTGACCGCACAGGCGGAACTGATTCAGGCGGTCAAGGCCAAGGCTGCCCTGAAAGGAAACTCTCTGGAAGTAATAAAGAACACCGCAGCCCGGACCGAACAGGCCGCAAGGGAAAAACTGCGTCTGCTGGGACTTTCCGAAAACCAGATATCCGGCATCATCAAACGCGGAAAACCGTCGGAACACATTATCCTGTACTCGCCCATGAGCGGAATAGTGATAAAGAAGGATGTGGTGGAAGGTGTGTACGTAAAAACAGGCACCCCGATATACACTATCGCCGACCTCTCCCGTGTCTGGGTGGTTCTGGAAGCCTACGAATCCGACCTGCCCTGGATCAGAATGGGCATGAAAGTGGATTTCACCACCGAAGCCTATCCCGGAAAGGACTTCGAAGGGAGGGTCGTATACATTGATCCGGTGGTAAATGAAAAGACCCGTACGGTCCGGGTCCGGCTGGATGTTCCGAACAAAGGTCTGCAACTCAAGCCCGGCATGTTCGTGCGGGCAGTGAACAAGGGCGGAAAGCAGGACGATACGGAACTGGTCATCCCGGCCTCGGCACCGCTCATCACCGGCAAACGGGCAGTGGTCTACATTGCCGTTCCCGGAAAGGAAGGAGTCTTTGAGGGGCGCGAAATCGTGCTCGGCCCCAAGGCGGGAAACTTCTACGTGGTCAGGTACGGGCTGAAGGAAGGTGAACAGGTTGTCACCAAAGGCAATTTCAAGATCGACAGTGCCATCCAGATCATTGCCAGGCCCAGCATGATGAATCCCGAAAGCGGGATGAACACCCCGGTGCACAGCCACGGGGAATCCTCTGACGTCATGAAAGACATGAAGGCTGAGGACATGCCGGGCTACACCCTGCCGCCCATTTTTTCATCGAAACTCGGTTTTCTGAAAAAAGACTTCAACACCCTTATGGAAACGGCCGGGTCCGGAAACCTTGAACAAAGCCGCAAACTCTTTGCCGCCTTTTCCGAAGACCTGAAAAAGATAGACGGTTCCGGACTCAAGGGTGACGCGTCCCTTTACTGGAAGGAACTCTCCATGCTGCTCGGAAATGATGCCGTACTGGGCAGCGGAGTCAAGGACGCCGGCAGGTTGAAATCAATCACAACTGAAATGGAAGATCATTTCAAACGGCTGGATACAGCGTTCGGTATTTCAGCCAAAGCAGCAGAATCCGGAAGTGCGGAAGAGGCTCCGGAAGCATTTCAGATTCAGTTGGGCAAAGTCTATATGTCATATTCGGCTTTTACCGAGGCTCTTGCTGCGGACAACATGCAAAAAGCCCAGCAGCAGGCGGCATTGATGGGTGATGAACTGAAGAAGCTTGATGCAGCGCAACTCTCCACCGAGAGTCACAAAATCTGGATGGCCGCATTGAAAAACATCAATGACGGCATTTCCACCATCCGTGAAGCTCAGGATATCGTTGGCGCCCGAGCCGGGCTTGAGCCTCTTTCCTACGGGATGATTGATGCGGTTGAAAAACTGGGGATCAAATCCGGTAAGCCGGTCTATGAATTGTTCTGCCCCATGGCCTTTGACTTCAAGGGAGCCAAATGGCTGCAGTCCGATGAAGACATCCGCAACCCGTACTTCGGGGAGGCAATGCTGAAATGCGGAGAAGTGGAGCGGCAGCTCAAGGCCGGGGAATAA
- a CDS encoding TolC family protein codes for MAHASGIKYTLIIIFCALIFTQSAPASAQYAETNSTADIDAAHGKIEELTGYLVEAARNNDDLYSAFYGWKAALQREASVSSLPDPRFSFAWFIQPVETRTGPQEFKYGLSQTLPWFGKLGLKGEQALRDADIKKARFDNLKLKIFTEVKKTYYDYAYLAQAIRITRENIALMKYLESVARARYSTGAGAYDGVIRTQVELGKLEERLHSLEERKGPTVARLLAAMNRPDGQSLPLPKTIPVMEISMTPDELKTEFKTGNPRLKELGHAVEREKIAVELAHKDYYPDFSFGVEYIQTGKARSPNVTNADKDPIVTAMSVNLPIWMDKQDAQVNEAENKVKSASRKKAGLERNLTAELDLEIYKYQDAIRKVSLYKDSLTPKAEQSLGVSIEAFQSGTASSSDLIDAERTLIEFQLSYFQALAEQAKRVAAIEYLVGREIPCTIHGQILPESSISIPAQ; via the coding sequence ATGGCCCATGCATCCGGAATCAAATATACATTGATCATCATTTTCTGCGCTCTCATATTTACACAATCCGCGCCTGCGTCTGCTCAGTATGCGGAAACCAACAGCACGGCAGACATTGATGCCGCCCACGGCAAAATTGAAGAGCTGACCGGATATCTTGTGGAAGCAGCCCGTAACAATGACGACCTTTACTCCGCCTTTTACGGCTGGAAGGCGGCGTTGCAGCGTGAAGCCAGCGTATCCAGCCTTCCGGACCCCAGATTCAGCTTCGCATGGTTCATCCAGCCGGTGGAAACCCGGACCGGGCCGCAGGAATTCAAGTACGGACTGAGCCAGACTCTTCCATGGTTCGGAAAGCTGGGGCTTAAAGGCGAACAGGCCCTGCGTGATGCGGACATAAAAAAAGCACGTTTCGACAATCTGAAGCTGAAGATATTCACCGAAGTCAAAAAAACATATTACGACTATGCATACCTTGCACAGGCCATCCGCATCACCAGAGAAAATATTGCACTTATGAAGTATCTCGAAAGCGTTGCCCGGGCCCGCTACTCTACCGGTGCAGGCGCTTATGACGGTGTTATCAGGACTCAGGTGGAACTGGGCAAACTGGAAGAAAGGCTACACTCGCTGGAAGAACGCAAAGGACCGACCGTAGCCAGACTCCTCGCCGCAATGAACCGGCCTGACGGACAATCCCTGCCCCTGCCGAAAACTATCCCGGTTATGGAAATCAGCATGACCCCGGACGAATTGAAGACCGAATTCAAGACCGGGAATCCCAGACTGAAGGAACTGGGACATGCCGTGGAGCGGGAGAAAATCGCTGTGGAACTGGCGCATAAGGATTACTACCCGGACTTCTCATTCGGAGTCGAATACATCCAGACAGGGAAAGCAAGAAGCCCGAATGTGACCAACGCTGACAAAGACCCGATTGTCACCGCAATGTCCGTTAACCTGCCAATCTGGATGGATAAACAGGATGCACAGGTGAACGAAGCCGAGAACAAGGTCAAATCAGCCTCCCGTAAAAAGGCTGGGCTTGAGCGGAACCTCACAGCTGAACTCGACCTTGAAATTTACAAATATCAGGACGCCATCCGCAAAGTCAGCCTCTACAAGGACAGCCTTACTCCCAAGGCCGAACAATCCCTTGGAGTATCCATCGAAGCTTTCCAGTCCGGAACAGCTTCTTCAAGCGATCTTATAGACGCGGAAAGGACTCTCATCGAATTTCAGTTATCCTATTTTCAGGCTCTGGCGGAACAGGCCAAACGGGTAGCGGCAATAGAATATCTGGTGGGCAGGGAAATACCCTGCACAATACACGGGCAGATTCTCCCGGAATCTTCAATATCAATTCCAGCCCAATAA
- a CDS encoding SpoIIE family protein phosphatase produces MKIRFKLLLLLLTVSILPLVLVQAGVLDSLRTLSEEIGGEVRSELVTKSSVELKRLVEDHARVLSKQRRIVELNLQQISAELSAWIEDGNGFRLPEVFLGSGLGQRDIDPPERKYQRHDQGMMMQGMSALDFDSVRYFPGFPDSGKKLLPSGSPDAVLPLLKAVAFKNPDLTLWIRAVFRSGEELVYPATTSMRMNMHETVPVINENPVSTWSLPRKDILTGQTVLTASLSVFVDKSAVGSVSIDVPLATLLHGYNHLDAFSHNIASLLVRLEPEGSGTDGNGIGGVEVVAKEVTSPSPKTMMHSWEPPTSQMLLSSTDADQFSQFHKFLENGKSGVLSMPYNGRDSIWAFSSPDERGVSLVLILPHADVVAPAEKAKSYVQCVINDQYLHTVFVLVFVVVLVSLLAFMLSRRFTENILILARGVKRIASGDFSARVEVSGEDEVGELARDFNSMAPALREHIEIKSALDVAMEVQTNLLPQVSPHIKGYDIHGESRYCDELGGDYFDYIRPDRDGENIRFAIGDVSGHGVPAAMLMGSVRGYLRARTLSGGQLGDIVTDVNRLVAQDTYKTGQFMTMLMVELDPVKSEFRWVRAGHEPALIFDPARNDFIRLEGEGIVLGAFEDSEYLENCCAELEDGQILVLGTDGIWEASDKDGELFGKERLWKVIDLKKNSSAQSIVSGIFAAVQDFTGRSKQEDDLTVVVIKKENNNTPEELQHEKVI; encoded by the coding sequence ATGAAAATACGTTTTAAACTGCTTCTGCTCCTGCTGACTGTCTCCATTCTTCCTCTTGTTCTTGTCCAGGCCGGGGTGCTGGACTCATTACGCACGCTTTCCGAAGAAATCGGAGGCGAGGTGCGCAGTGAGTTGGTTACAAAGAGCAGTGTGGAACTCAAAAGACTCGTTGAGGACCATGCCCGTGTCCTTTCCAAGCAACGCAGGATTGTTGAACTCAATCTGCAGCAGATTTCAGCCGAGCTTTCGGCATGGATTGAGGACGGAAACGGATTCCGTCTTCCGGAGGTTTTTCTTGGTAGCGGTTTAGGACAGAGAGACATTGATCCTCCTGAACGGAAGTACCAGCGGCATGACCAGGGTATGATGATGCAGGGGATGTCTGCATTGGATTTTGATTCGGTCCGTTACTTCCCTGGTTTTCCAGACAGCGGAAAAAAACTGCTTCCTAGCGGCTCCCCGGATGCTGTGCTGCCGTTGTTGAAGGCCGTTGCATTCAAAAATCCTGATCTGACCCTCTGGATCAGGGCCGTGTTCCGTTCCGGAGAAGAGTTGGTCTACCCTGCAACAACCTCAATGAGAATGAACATGCATGAGACTGTTCCGGTTATAAATGAAAACCCGGTTTCCACCTGGTCTCTTCCCCGGAAAGATATCCTTACCGGTCAGACCGTTCTTACAGCCTCCTTGAGTGTCTTCGTTGATAAGTCGGCGGTCGGAAGCGTCTCCATTGATGTTCCCCTTGCGACTCTTCTGCACGGTTACAATCATCTTGATGCCTTTTCCCACAACATTGCTTCCCTGCTGGTCCGCCTTGAACCTGAAGGTAGTGGAACAGACGGCAATGGAATCGGCGGGGTGGAAGTGGTGGCAAAGGAAGTTACCTCTCCAAGCCCCAAAACCATGATGCATTCCTGGGAACCTCCCACTTCGCAGATGCTGCTTTCCTCCACGGATGCCGATCAGTTTTCGCAGTTTCATAAATTTCTGGAGAACGGGAAGTCCGGAGTCCTGAGCATGCCGTATAACGGGCGGGACAGTATCTGGGCATTTTCCTCTCCCGATGAGCGCGGTGTTTCGCTGGTACTGATACTCCCGCATGCCGATGTTGTTGCCCCGGCCGAGAAGGCAAAGTCCTATGTGCAGTGCGTCATAAATGATCAGTATCTCCACACCGTTTTTGTGCTGGTTTTTGTGGTGGTGCTGGTTTCGCTGCTTGCGTTCATGCTTTCAAGAAGATTTACGGAAAATATCCTGATTCTTGCTCGCGGGGTCAAACGTATAGCTTCGGGAGATTTTTCCGCACGGGTGGAAGTGAGCGGAGAAGACGAGGTCGGCGAACTTGCCCGGGATTTTAACTCAATGGCTCCGGCCTTGAGGGAGCACATTGAAATAAAAAGCGCCCTTGATGTGGCAATGGAAGTGCAGACCAACCTGCTGCCGCAAGTTTCGCCGCATATAAAAGGCTACGATATTCATGGCGAAAGCAGATATTGCGATGAACTCGGCGGGGATTATTTCGACTATATCCGTCCGGACCGGGATGGAGAGAATATCCGTTTTGCCATCGGGGATGTCAGCGGGCACGGAGTCCCGGCGGCAATGCTCATGGGATCGGTGCGCGGATACCTGCGGGCACGGACTTTAAGCGGAGGACAACTTGGTGATATCGTTACCGATGTCAACAGGCTTGTCGCACAGGACACCTATAAGACAGGGCAGTTCATGACTATGCTCATGGTCGAGCTTGATCCTGTTAAGAGCGAATTTCGCTGGGTGCGGGCAGGGCATGAGCCGGCCCTGATTTTTGACCCGGCCAGGAATGATTTTATCCGTCTTGAAGGTGAAGGTATTGTACTCGGTGCCTTCGAAGACAGCGAGTATCTGGAGAACTGCTGCGCAGAGTTGGAAGACGGGCAGATTCTTGTTCTGGGTACTGACGGAATATGGGAAGCATCCGACAAGGATGGGGAGCTTTTCGGCAAGGAAAGACTGTGGAAGGTGATTGATCTGAAAAAGAATTCATCTGCACAGTCCATTGTGTCCGGTATTTTCGCCGCTGTGCAGGATTTTACCGGAAGAAGCAAACAGGAAGACGATCTGACCGTCGTGGTCATAAAAAAAGAAAACAACAACACGCCAGAGGAGTTGCAGCATGAAAAAGTTATTTAA
- a CDS encoding DUF488 family protein — protein sequence MTMYVVRLGTTRIDDEGIRIGAVRRPPRGVKKEEYASQNWYDIWLPEIAPSPELMKLGKSVKSEAEWAKFSGKYKKELSSPDKNRILDLLAVFSHTTNFSIGCYCEDESRCHRSTLRDLLIDKGAKVRLDIHIYQYHEDND from the coding sequence ATGACAATGTATGTTGTAAGGCTTGGAACGACCAGAATAGACGATGAGGGGATTCGCATTGGAGCAGTAAGAAGACCTCCGCGAGGCGTCAAAAAGGAAGAATACGCATCGCAGAACTGGTATGACATATGGTTGCCTGAAATCGCACCGAGCCCGGAATTAATGAAGCTGGGAAAATCAGTAAAATCCGAAGCAGAATGGGCTAAGTTCAGTGGCAAATATAAAAAGGAACTTTCCAGCCCGGATAAGAATCGCATTCTTGATTTGCTGGCAGTCTTTTCTCACACAACGAATTTTTCAATTGGTTGTTACTGCGAAGATGAGAGCCGTTGTCACCGATCGACATTAAGAGACCTGCTAATCGATAAGGGTGCAAAAGTCAGGTTAGATATTCATATATATCAATACCATGAAGACAATGATTGA
- a CDS encoding LysE family translocator has protein sequence MTLETALSLIGFAFVMSISPGPANILLLISGANFGYKKTLPMVLGISGGFLTMVFFIGIGFGQFIVNHPFIYSALRTVCFSYVLWLAFQIARSRSLGSEDGDEMSKPFSFTQAALFQLVNPKAWAVALILNVSYTSAENFIPSLLLLLLIFAVVNIPSISVWALSGAAFRQSLSKGNRITIFNTGMALLLVGAMGSLLLKS, from the coding sequence ATGACGCTCGAAACAGCATTATCTCTTATTGGATTTGCCTTTGTCATGTCCATTTCACCAGGTCCGGCAAACATCCTGTTATTAATATCCGGGGCCAACTTCGGATATAAAAAGACCTTGCCGATGGTCCTGGGCATCAGCGGAGGCTTTTTGACAATGGTATTCTTCATTGGAATAGGGTTCGGACAATTCATCGTCAACCACCCTTTCATCTACTCGGCACTACGAACAGTCTGTTTCAGCTATGTACTCTGGCTGGCATTTCAAATTGCCAGAAGCCGCTCCTTAGGCTCCGAAGACGGTGACGAAATGTCGAAACCTTTTTCCTTTACACAGGCTGCTCTCTTTCAGTTGGTTAACCCCAAGGCATGGGCTGTGGCGCTGATCCTGAATGTCAGCTACACGTCAGCTGAAAATTTCATACCAAGCCTTCTGCTTTTGCTGCTCATTTTTGCAGTAGTTAACATCCCGTCAATCAGTGTCTGGGCATTGTCCGGCGCAGCGTTTCGCCAGTCACTTTCCAAAGGAAATCGCATTACAATCTTCAACACAGGAATGGCTCTGCTGCTCGTCGGAGCTATGGGATCATTACTGCTGAAGTCATAA